From Ignavibacteria bacterium, one genomic window encodes:
- a CDS encoding sigma-70 family RNA polymerase sigma factor, producing MASIANLNVSPDDRQKYIDFEREALPHMNALYNFALRMTGNSDDADDLVQETLLKAFRFFDKFEKGTNCKAWLFRILKNSYINDYRKHSKEPSKVDYEDIENFYENIKSSDVKSDHLVEDVFNNLLDDDISSAISSLPEDFRTVIILSDIEGFTYEEIADFVDCPIGTVRSRLHRARKMLYVRLNKYARERGYVKNNK from the coding sequence ATGGCATCGATAGCAAACTTAAATGTAAGTCCGGATGACAGGCAAAAATATATAGATTTCGAACGTGAAGCTCTGCCTCATATGAATGCGCTCTATAACTTTGCTCTGAGGATGACTGGTAACTCTGACGACGCGGACGACCTGGTGCAGGAGACCCTTCTGAAGGCATTCCGTTTCTTCGACAAATTCGAGAAGGGAACTAATTGCAAAGCATGGCTGTTTAGAATATTAAAAAACTCCTACATCAATGATTACAGGAAACACAGCAAGGAGCCGAGTAAAGTAGACTACGAGGACATTGAGAACTTCTACGAGAACATCAAATCCTCTGACGTGAAGAGTGATCATTTAGTGGAAGATGTTTTTAATAATCTGCTGGATGATGATATCTCTTCGGCTATTTCATCTTTGCCTGAGGATTTCAGGACAGTGATTATACTCAGCGACATTGAGGGTTTTACTTATGAGGAAATTGCCGACTTTGTCGATTGTCCGATAGGAACTGTTAGATCAAGGCTGCACAGGGCTCGCAAGATGCTCTATGTAAGGCTGAATAAATATGCCCGGGAAAGAGGATATGTAAAAAATAATAAATGA
- a CDS encoding peptidase M14, which translates to MKTLLILIYFGLIMTASLKAQENRFSQDLYNTYEQYRENSIKHRRIKRTDIDSLISRLKQNQFFNVRTLGHSTEGREINLVSAGKGKTTVLLWSQMHGDESTATMALFDIFNFLSQSDSFDLVRKEILSKLTLCFIPMLNPDGAERFQRRNALEIDINRDAAMLQSPESVILKGIRDSLNADFGFNLHDQSTRHSVGRSYKSAALSFLAPPVDYERSVNPVRERAMKLIVNMFTELSNFIPGHMAKYPDDFEPRAFGDNIQKWGTSTILIESGGWHTDYEKQFIRKMNYTGLLSSILSIATGSYKTRETGDYYKIPDNADFVFDLLLRNLTLNVNGITYRADLGINRLEVTSGRKFYYHGMIEDMGDLSTFFGYEEFDCSSMEAFPGKVHPEVFKDMDEVKKLNFQDLLKNGVTALKVRKENLKGRYSPLPLNLIAVDENGKPDLPEGEFRPGAPADFVIYKNGSVRFAVINGFICDLKTRSSNVMNGLILQ; encoded by the coding sequence ATGAAAACTCTGCTAATACTAATTTATTTTGGTCTTATTATGACAGCGTCGCTTAAAGCACAGGAAAACAGGTTCAGCCAGGACCTCTATAACACATACGAACAGTACAGGGAAAACAGCATTAAGCATAGAAGGATAAAACGTACAGACATCGACTCGCTTATCAGCAGGCTTAAGCAAAACCAGTTTTTTAACGTCAGAACCCTGGGCCATTCCACCGAGGGGCGCGAGATAAACCTCGTCTCTGCGGGAAAAGGAAAAACTACGGTCCTCCTGTGGTCGCAGATGCACGGCGACGAGTCGACTGCAACAATGGCGCTTTTTGACATTTTTAACTTCCTTTCTCAAAGCGACAGCTTCGACCTGGTAAGAAAAGAGATCTTAAGTAAACTTACCCTTTGCTTTATACCGATGCTGAACCCCGACGGCGCCGAACGCTTCCAGAGAAGAAATGCCCTGGAAATTGACATCAACCGCGACGCCGCAATGCTGCAGAGCCCTGAATCTGTTATCCTTAAAGGGATAAGGGACTCTCTTAATGCCGACTTCGGCTTTAACCTTCACGACCAGAGCACCAGGCATTCCGTAGGAAGGAGCTATAAATCGGCCGCGCTGTCATTCCTGGCCCCTCCTGTAGACTACGAAAGGAGCGTTAACCCGGTAAGGGAAAGGGCAATGAAGCTGATTGTAAATATGTTTACTGAGCTCTCGAACTTTATTCCCGGCCATATGGCAAAGTACCCCGATGACTTTGAGCCCCGGGCTTTCGGCGACAATATACAGAAGTGGGGAACCAGCACAATCCTTATCGAGTCCGGAGGCTGGCATACCGATTACGAAAAACAGTTCATAAGAAAAATGAACTATACAGGACTTTTATCCTCCATCCTCAGCATTGCAACCGGAAGCTACAAGACAAGGGAAACAGGGGACTACTATAAAATTCCGGACAATGCGGATTTTGTTTTTGACCTCCTTTTAAGAAACCTCACGCTTAATGTAAACGGCATCACCTACAGGGCCGACCTCGGCATAAACCGCCTGGAGGTTACTTCGGGCCGTAAGTTCTACTACCACGGCATGATTGAAGACATGGGGGACCTTTCAACCTTCTTCGGCTACGAGGAATTTGACTGCAGCAGTATGGAAGCCTTCCCGGGGAAAGTACATCCGGAAGTATTTAAGGATATGGATGAGGTAAAAAAACTTAACTTCCAGGACCTCCTTAAAAATGGCGTTACAGCCCTGAAGGTCAGAAAGGAAAACCTTAAGGGAAGATATTCACCGCTGCCTCTAAACCTTATTGCAGTGGATGAAAACGGTAAGCCTGACCTTCCTGAAGGTGAATTCAGACCCGGCGCCCCGGCAGACTTTGTTATCTATAAAAATGGCAGCGTGCGCTTCGCCGTAATTAACGGCTTCATCTGCGACTTAAAGACCCGGAGCAGCAATGTTATGAATGGACTCATTTTGCAATAG
- a CDS encoding cation transporter — protein sequence MESEIITSTWKEEKEKKRVASSSLIAAVFLTSFKLVVGISTNSLGILSEAAHSGLDLLAALVTYAAIRMSSKPADEEHHFGHGKMENISALFETVLLLITCLWIISEVVKRLTGGHMEIEVNVWSFVVILTSMAIDISRSTALRRIAKKYNSQALEADALHFSSDIFSSGVVLIGLAGYAFGFHYADSIAALIVAVIVIFISINLGKRSIDVLLDKAPEGIKERVSKIISGIPEVLQWHDIKVRNSGAHVLIELKIHVAPDLSINKAHEISHKVEESICSEIERCEVNIHIEPEETLHVKRWKHKNWSRRK from the coding sequence ATGGAAAGTGAAATTATAACTTCCACATGGAAGGAAGAAAAAGAAAAAAAGAGAGTCGCATCCAGTTCCTTAATTGCCGCGGTTTTCCTGACGTCTTTTAAGCTCGTTGTAGGAATTTCTACAAACAGTCTGGGTATACTCTCCGAAGCCGCACATTCAGGCCTCGACCTCCTGGCCGCGCTGGTTACCTACGCCGCAATCAGAATGTCAAGCAAACCTGCCGACGAGGAGCATCACTTCGGGCACGGGAAAATGGAAAATATCTCGGCGCTTTTTGAAACCGTTCTGCTCCTTATTACATGCCTCTGGATCATATCGGAAGTCGTAAAAAGGCTTACAGGCGGGCATATGGAAATTGAGGTCAACGTTTGGAGCTTTGTCGTAATACTGACCAGCATGGCTATAGACATCTCGCGGTCCACCGCTCTTAGGAGAATTGCAAAAAAATATAACAGCCAGGCACTCGAGGCCGATGCGCTGCATTTCTCGTCGGACATTTTCAGCTCCGGCGTCGTTCTAATTGGACTTGCCGGCTATGCCTTCGGATTCCATTATGCGGATTCCATAGCGGCTTTAATTGTTGCGGTTATTGTAATATTCATCAGCATCAACCTGGGCAAAAGATCAATTGACGTTCTGCTCGATAAGGCCCCCGAGGGAATTAAGGAAAGGGTTTCTAAAATCATCTCCGGAATACCTGAAGTCCTGCAGTGGCACGACATAAAAGTAAGAAATTCAGGCGCGCACGTTCTTATTGAACTCAAAATACACGTGGCTCCCGACTTATCCATAAATAAAGCCCACGAGATCTCGCATAAGGTTGAAGAATCTATCTGCAGCGAAATTGAAAGGTGCGAAGTGAACATCCATATCGAACCCGAAGAAACTCTTCACGTAAAAAGGTGGAAGCACAAAAACTGGAGCCGCAGAAAATAA
- a CDS encoding DUF2461 domain-containing protein — protein sequence MKNSIPPFKGFSQDAFDFLSELRDNNNLAWFNSNRERYQNSLVVPARSFITEMAQFFNRLYPAIRTEPKFNETIMRINKDLRFSKGEPYRDYLLIHFGRFKMDSEFYVSFEAGSFDMGLFINNSPKDPNFCFRQNLEHHTKEFLNLLDKYELNYNFELYELIKGPEIIDKHLNGQEHLGLLKDLKMMLIQKSFSPKEKIIYSPDFVLEAMKAYSLLFPVYCFAVFPEPLKMIEEFEEQFGVML from the coding sequence TTGAAAAACTCAATCCCCCCTTTCAAAGGCTTCAGCCAGGATGCCTTTGATTTTCTTTCGGAATTAAGGGATAATAACAACCTTGCGTGGTTCAATTCTAACCGCGAACGCTACCAGAATTCGCTCGTCGTGCCTGCGCGGTCGTTTATTACGGAAATGGCGCAGTTCTTTAACCGCCTTTATCCCGCAATCAGAACCGAACCCAAGTTTAATGAAACTATCATGAGAATAAACAAGGACCTGAGGTTCTCAAAAGGGGAGCCTTACAGGGACTATCTTCTCATTCACTTCGGCCGCTTTAAGATGGACAGCGAGTTTTACGTCTCTTTTGAGGCAGGCTCATTCGACATGGGGCTGTTCATCAACAACTCCCCTAAAGACCCCAATTTCTGCTTCAGGCAAAACCTTGAACATCATACAAAAGAGTTCTTGAACCTGCTCGATAAATATGAATTAAATTATAACTTTGAACTCTACGAGCTCATTAAAGGTCCGGAAATAATCGATAAACACCTGAACGGGCAGGAACACCTGGGGCTGCTTAAAGACCTGAAAATGATGCTTATACAAAAGTCTTTTTCTCCAAAGGAAAAGATAATTTATTCTCCCGACTTTGTTCTCGAGGCCATGAAAGCCTACTCGCTCCTCTTTCCGGTATACTGCTTTGCGGTCTTCCCGGAGCCGTTAAAAATGATAGAGGAATTTGAAGAACAGTTCGGAGTAATGCTCTGA
- a CDS encoding class IV adenylate cyclase: protein MPVNLEIKVALPSHKKVKSILQEIGAEFKGILNQKDIYYKSPSCLLKMRIIKNDRIELIKYNRVESGETRWSNYEVILLSGKKVPGFFDNILKTETIVEKKRELWLYDNTRIHLDKVKGLGYFLELETLVLGGKKDAQKRFDHMVKTLGLDFDSQIRSSYRNLMKAKEKKAKQTKP from the coding sequence ATGCCTGTAAACCTCGAAATTAAAGTTGCACTGCCGTCCCACAAAAAAGTAAAATCCATTTTACAGGAGATCGGGGCCGAATTCAAGGGAATTCTCAATCAGAAAGATATATATTATAAATCGCCCTCCTGCCTGCTGAAGATGAGGATCATTAAGAACGACAGGATAGAGCTCATAAAGTATAACCGCGTTGAATCGGGTGAAACACGCTGGTCGAACTATGAAGTTATACTCCTCTCGGGCAAAAAAGTGCCAGGTTTTTTCGATAATATATTAAAAACCGAGACAATTGTTGAGAAAAAAAGAGAGCTCTGGCTTTACGACAATACAAGGATACACCTGGATAAGGTAAAAGGGCTTGGGTATTTCCTGGAGCTGGAGACGCTGGTCTTGGGCGGAAAAAAGGACGCGCAGAAGCGCTTTGACCATATGGTAAAAACGCTCGGCCTGGACTTCGACAGCCAGATCAGGAGCTCTTACAGAAACCTCATGAAGGCGAAGGAAAAGAAGGCAAAACAGACAAAGCCATAA
- a CDS encoding T9SS type A sorting domain-containing protein produces the protein MGAWLSFDIPQASKVSLRVYDILGKEVATLVDGYKEMGRYSVQFNAKDIPSGMCIYEIRANNFIRSGKMLLLK, from the coding sequence ATCGGCGCTTGGCTTAGCTTTGATATTCCCCAGGCTTCAAAGGTAAGCCTGAGAGTCTATGATATTCTCGGTAAGGAAGTTGCAACCCTTGTAGACGGATATAAGGAAATGGGAAGGTATTCAGTTCAGTTCAATGCAAAGGATATCCCAAGCGGAATGTGCATATATGAAATCCGTGCAAATAATTTCATCAGAAGCGGAAAGATGCTCCTGTTAAAGTAA
- a CDS encoding T9SS type A sorting domain-containing protein, with amino-acid sequence MNFNNEILNQFLLWSNPKPVWYESAYFYFAIKAVLERQTSGVDDKGVHKFSTYGLFQNYPNPFNSETIIQYNLPMDDQVKIEAIDLLGRVVKELYSGFQKSGEHKLSFHAEGLSGGIYFIRMLTPSFSDIKKMVYLK; translated from the coding sequence ATGAATTTTAATAACGAAATATTAAATCAGTTCCTTTTATGGAGTAACCCAAAACCTGTATGGTATGAAAGCGCATACTTTTATTTTGCTATTAAGGCTGTTCTTGAAAGGCAGACAAGCGGGGTAGATGATAAAGGGGTTCATAAATTCAGCACTTACGGCTTATTTCAGAACTATCCCAACCCCTTCAATTCAGAGACAATCATTCAATATAATCTTCCTATGGATGACCAGGTTAAAATTGAGGCAATAGATCTCTTGGGGCGTGTTGTAAAGGAACTTTACAGCGGATTTCAGAAATCCGGAGAGCACAAGCTCAGTTTCCATGCCGAAGGCCTCTCCGGTGGAATTTATTTCATCAGAATGCTAACACCTTCATTTTCAGATATAAAGAAAATGGTGTACCTAAAATAA